In the genome of Naumovozyma dairenensis CBS 421 chromosome 7, complete genome, the window CAGCTTCGAAGGTTATTTAGTTGATAATCAAAAATAACACGTTTGCTATTCACAGAAACATACCTAAACTAGCTTATCTCATATATAATACCACCGCCAAGCATGACTTCGAGGATTATATCGCATATACTATTATCTCTCCCATATTTCATATCTCAAGCCTCTGCTTCCTCTAAAGATAATACATCACCACCAAAATATCTAGCATTAAATTTCGAAAAAAGATATGGTGATTCATTCCTAAACTCATCCAGCTCAAATGGACCTTCAGCCCAACTAATTAAACGTGATGACGGTTATGAACAGGTCACACTGACAAACCAACAAAGTTTCTACTCAGTCGAAGTAGAAATGGGTACTCCCTCACAAAAACTGACCGTCCTATTAGATACAGGATCTTCAGATTTTTGGGTAACAAGCTCAGATAATCCATACTGTGGTACCACTTCTACTGAAGGATCATTATACGGTGGTGAAACTCAAGATACGATAGATTGTTCCACATACGGTACATTTGATTCATCTAAATCTTCCACTTTCCAGTCTAATGATActgatttcttaataaGTTACGGTGATGGATCATTCGCGGAAGGAACATGGGGTACAGACGTCATCAAGTTAGAcgattcattatcattgaatGACGTGTCAGTGGCAGTGGCGTCATCGActaattcatcaatggGTGTCCTGGGGATTGGGTTACGTCCTTTAGAAACTACGTATTCTAGTACTAAGTCTGTGAATGAGAAGACAAGCTATATGTATGATAATTTCCCTATAAGTTTAAAGAAGTCTGGATTGATTGAATCAACCGCttattctttatatttgaatgatcCCTCGAGTAAAAGTGGGAATATTTTGTTTGGTGGTGTGGATCATAGTAAATATACGGGACAATTGTATACGGTTCCTATGCTTTCTTCTACGACAAGCTATAAAACACCCGTTGAATTCGATGTTACTTTGAATGGGATTGGTATTATTGATAGCTCTGGGAATAAGAAAACTTTGACCGCTACACAATTTTATGGGTTGTTAGATTCAGGTACTACTTTCAGTTATTTACCTAGCGCGTTAGTTGCTATGATTGGTGAAGAACTAGGTGCAAGTTATGACAGTAATATTGGGTATTATACTATTGATTGTTCTGCAGAAGATTCCGATGATACTAAGATTGTTTTCGATATGGGTGGATTCCATATTAATACTACTTTATCTGATTTTGTCATTCAAATAAGTACGTCCACTTGTATCTTAAGTATCGTTCCACAAGATGGTAAAGTGGTACTTGGtgattcatttttaaataatgcTTATATCGTCTACGATCTAGATAATTACGAAATTGCCATGGCACAAGCAGCATGGGATTCTACAAGAGAGGCTAATATTGATGTCATTTCAACAACTATTCCAAGTGCCATTCGTGCGCCAGGTTATTCATCGACTTGGTCAACGTCAAGATCCATCTCAAGTGGTGGCGATATTTTTACAACTACTGAAGTTACACTTTCGACATCTGCAACTTCTTCACCAGAATCTTCTGCTTCTTCAGTTACTTCAGCATCAACATTATCTTCAGACTCTTCAGCTGCTTCATCATATTCTCGTTCCACTTCTACTTTGAGAAGTTCTTCAAGATCGTCCTCGTTTGTTTCCTCTAACAATAGAGCTACTGCATCAACTAGTTCCTCCATCAgatcttcttcctcttcctcttcatcttcatcttcatcttcatcttcatcttctagTTCAACAGGAATTACATCTTCCACAAATAGAACAAATTCAGGTATACAGTTAGCCATTTCTCCATTGCTATTGGCAGCAGTTTCTATGTTATCAATTTTCCTCTTTGTCTGATTCGAGAACATCGTTATGAACTGTAAgcaaaatatatagattatCTACACACCATATAAAAATACATACACAAACAACATACACAATAGTTAATTTTTCACGTAGAATGTGTTGTGAATTCAACAACGTCTTTTAGCAGATTCCTTGCCGATCTACAATGTAGTTTTTTGCGTAATCTTCCTTGTAATTTGACATTAAGCTGGTCGTCgacattatttttataaatatgTGACTTACTAACAAAACTTCACTACGGTCTGTCCGCCTTTGATCCGCGGAATATAGAAGAAACATGACGAATTTGTAAGAACAAAAACCATATCGTGGatatataaaagataaAAGCTGATTCACATCTACAAGAACAAGACAGTTTCCCCACTACAAAGACTGGCAGAAGATCGTTTCATCTGGGTGCAACATCGTTGTCTGCCATTTTTTATATTGCATTAATATTAGCTACCTATCATTACATATCAAAGAAGCTTTTTGTTAACCCTTTCTACATTTTACTAgcaaaaaaagaaaaagaagagaagaaagCACAAAACAATAGACTGAGACCATCATACATAATGAGTGAAGATAATAACCCCACTCCTCCTCCGAATAGGTCAATAAATGAGCCGTCAAGCAACGATTCTACTGCTAATACTAACTCATCTAATAACGCTGCAGCAGGAGGAATAGGAACAAGAGATATCACAGTCTCAATCAATTACGAATTCCCAggtttcaataataataataataataataacaccGCTGCTACCACTACCACTCCAGGTACAAACGGCATAAACAATGCAGGATCAGAAGTCCCAACTACAGCACCGACTGAGAGACCTATGGGAGCATTCATCTTATCATTTAGAGATGTTCCCATTGCCACATCACAAGAACGTCTAAGCACAGTCATTTCATTAGCTACAGAACTGGCTATGCGTAGATATAATCAACTGATTAGACCAAAGGGTATATCTAgggaaaattttgaaaaattaccCATTTTGAAAACCAAGGATATTACCGGGACTACGGAATGTAGTATATGTTATGAACCTTATGTGGATGAACCTGACCCTATTGATAATAAGAGGAA includes:
- the NDAI0G02620 gene encoding pepsin-like aspartic protease (similar to Saccharomyces cerevisiae MKC7 (YDR144C) and YPS1 (YLR120C); ancestral locus Anc_8.318); this encodes MTSRIISHILLSLPYFISQASASSKDNTSPPKYLALNFEKRYGDSFLNSSSSNGPSAQLIKRDDGYEQVTLTNQQSFYSVEVEMGTPSQKLTVLLDTGSSDFWVTSSDNPYCGTTSTEGSLYGGETQDTIDCSTYGTFDSSKSSTFQSNDTDFLISYGDGSFAEGTWGTDVIKLDDSLSLNDVSVAVASSTNSSMGVLGIGLRPLETTYSSTKSVNEKTSYMYDNFPISLKKSGLIESTAYSLYLNDPSSKSGNILFGGVDHSKYTGQLYTVPMLSSTTSYKTPVEFDVTLNGIGIIDSSGNKKTLTATQFYGLLDSGTTFSYLPSALVAMIGEELGASYDSNIGYYTIDCSAEDSDDTKIVFDMGGFHINTTLSDFVIQISTSTCILSIVPQDGKVVLGDSFLNNAYIVYDLDNYEIAMAQAAWDSTREANIDVISTTIPSAIRAPGYSSTWSTSRSISSGGDIFTTTEVTLSTSATSSPESSASSVTSASTLSSDSSAASSYSRSTSTLRSSSRSSSFVSSNNRATASTSSSIRSSSSSSSSSSSSSSSSSSSTGITSSTNRTNSGIQLAISPLLLAAVSMLSIFLFV